Proteins from one Mesoplodon densirostris isolate mMesDen1 chromosome 1, mMesDen1 primary haplotype, whole genome shotgun sequence genomic window:
- the OCIAD1 gene encoding OCIA domain-containing protein 1 isoform X1, protein MNGRADFGEPNAEVRRPIPHIGADYIPTEEERRVFAECSDESFWFRSVPLAATSMLITQGLISKGILSSHPKYGSIPKLIFACIMGYFAGKLSYVKTCQEKFKNLENSPLGEALRSGQTRRSSPTGHYSQKSKYDSNVSGHSSFVTSPEADNIEREILPHYEPIPFSASMNESTPTGITDHIAQGPDPNIEESPKRKNITYEELRNKNRESYEVTLTHKTDPSVRPMQERMPKKEVKVNKYGDTWDE, encoded by the exons ATGAATGGAAGGGCTGATTTTGGAGAGCCGAATGCAGAAGTTCGAAGACCAATTCCCC ACATAGGGGCTGATTACATTCcaacagaggaagaaagaagagtctTTGCAGAATGCAGTGATGAAAGCTTCTGGTTCAGAT cTGTACCTTTGGCTGCAACAAGTATGTTGATTACTCAAGGATTGATTagtaaag GAATCCTTTCAAGTCATCCCAAATATGGTTCCATCCCTAAACTTATAT ttGCTTGCATCATGGGATACTTTGCTGGAAAGCTTTCTTATGTGAAAACTTGCCAAGAGAAGTTCAAGAATCTTGAGAATTCCCCTCTTGGAGAAGCTTTACGATCAGGACAGACACGACGATCTTCACCAACTGG GCACTATTCTCAGAAGTCAAAATATGACTCAAATGTGAGTGGTCATTCATCTTTTGTGACATCCCCAGAAGCAGACAACATAGAAAGAGAGATACTTCCTCATTATGAGCCAATCCCATTCAGTGCTTCTATGAATGAATCTACTCCCACTGGTATTACTGATCATATTGCCCAAG GACCTGATCCCAACATTGAAGAAAgtcctaaaagaaaaaatataacatatGAGGAATTAAGGAATAAGAACAGAGAGTCATATGAAGTTACTTTAACACATAAGACTGACCCCTCAGTCAGGCCTATGCAGGAAAGAATGCCAAAAAAAGAAG TCAAAGTAAACAAATATGGAGATACTTGGGATGAGTGA
- the OCIAD1 gene encoding OCIA domain-containing protein 1 isoform X2, whose translation MNGRADFGEPNAEVRRPIPHIGADYIPTEEERRVFAECSDESFWFRSVPLAATSMLITQGLISKGILSSHPKYGSIPKLIFACIMGYFAGKLSYVKTCQEKFKNLENSPLGEALRSGQTRRSSPTGHYSQKSKYDSNVSGHSSFVTSPEADNIEREILPHYEPIPFSASMNESTPTGITDHIAQGRNFS comes from the exons ATGAATGGAAGGGCTGATTTTGGAGAGCCGAATGCAGAAGTTCGAAGACCAATTCCCC ACATAGGGGCTGATTACATTCcaacagaggaagaaagaagagtctTTGCAGAATGCAGTGATGAAAGCTTCTGGTTCAGAT cTGTACCTTTGGCTGCAACAAGTATGTTGATTACTCAAGGATTGATTagtaaag GAATCCTTTCAAGTCATCCCAAATATGGTTCCATCCCTAAACTTATAT ttGCTTGCATCATGGGATACTTTGCTGGAAAGCTTTCTTATGTGAAAACTTGCCAAGAGAAGTTCAAGAATCTTGAGAATTCCCCTCTTGGAGAAGCTTTACGATCAGGACAGACACGACGATCTTCACCAACTGG GCACTATTCTCAGAAGTCAAAATATGACTCAAATGTGAGTGGTCATTCATCTTTTGTGACATCCCCAGAAGCAGACAACATAGAAAGAGAGATACTTCCTCATTATGAGCCAATCCCATTCAGTGCTTCTATGAATGAATCTACTCCCACTGGTATTACTGATCATATTGCCCAAGGTAGAAACTTCTCTTGA